The Deinococcus detaillensis genomic sequence ACCGGCGCATACAAGACGTCTTGAACCTCGCCGTAAAGGTCGTAAATGGTGGCAATCTTGTCGCCTTTCTGCATAGGTTTTTGAAAATCGGCTTCCGGCTCCGCCACAAAAAGACCGCTCGATGGTGCCAGCAGCGCCTGTTGAACACCGGTCCAGCGGGGGCTCGCGTAGCTCGCTTCGCCCGGCAGCATCTGATAATGCCGCATCACGTTGATGGCAGCGTCGGCCAGAACCCGCCCGACCCGCTGAAACGCTTGCGGCGAAGTGGCGCTGCGCCCGCCCAGTTCAACGGTGATGCCCGTCTTGCCCGCCTCCAGCATCGAAGCCATCGGATTGCCTTTGGGCAAAAAGGATTTGAGCACCAAGCTCCAGCCCTCTCCCATCGCTTTGGCCAGTTCCTGCGACGCTGTGTCCTCGGTGGCAAAGATAGTTTCCGAGAGGTAAGAGTGTGCGCCTCCTGAGTGAATCGAGAGTTCGTAATCCGCCACCTGGGTCATCCACTGGCTGTGAGCATAGGTGACCCGCTCGGAGAGGTAGCCGTCCGGTTTGCCCGGGTAAATGCGGTTCATGTCGTAGCTGAACGTGTCCAGTGGGTTGCCACGGGCAGCAGCCTCGAAGGCAGGGACGTTGATCACTGGCACCAGCACCAAAGAGCCGCTGAGCTGCGCCGGATCGACTTCCCGGCGCAGAATGTGACACATCAGCGGCCCTTCGGGTTCATCGCCATGGATAGCTCCGTCGATCCATAGGCACGGGCCGTCCTTCTGGCCGTTGATCACAATGACCGGAATTTCTAGCGCACTTCCCCCAGCTAAGCGGGAGACTTCGATAGTGCCGGTCGCGACTGTACCGGGCTGCGCTGATGCTGTACCAACCTTGAGTGCACTCATACTGGCCTCCTTGCGGTTTCAGATTCCTTGAACTTGCTGGTAAGTTTGAAGTTCTTGCGAGGTGTAGACCTGCATGAACTCAAGCTCGATGCCGCCCGTATCGTTGTCTAAAAAAGCGATGA encodes the following:
- a CDS encoding succinylglutamate desuccinylase/aspartoacylase family protein; amino-acid sequence: MSALKVGTASAQPGTVATGTIEVSRLAGGSALEIPVIVINGQKDGPCLWIDGAIHGDEPEGPLMCHILRREVDPAQLSGSLVLVPVINVPAFEAAARGNPLDTFSYDMNRIYPGKPDGYLSERVTYAHSQWMTQVADYELSIHSGGAHSYLSETIFATEDTASQELAKAMGEGWSLVLKSFLPKGNPMASMLEAGKTGITVELGGRSATSPQAFQRVGRVLADAAINVMRHYQMLPGEASYASPRWTGVQQALLAPSSGLFVAEPEADFQKPMQKGDKIATIYDLYGEVQDVLYAPVDGMIFGLRALPNVTVGEWCCFYAEIQGTLS